A segment of the Arthrobacter sp. U41 genome:
TCGACCGAAGCAAGATCGAAGGTGACCCATACACTCCAGGCATCGTGCTGTTCGACGAAGTGGAAAAAGCCCACCCAACCGTCATACGAACACTGCTGCAGATCATGGACAACGGCATCCTCCGCCTGGCCAGCGGACAGGAAACAATCTCCTTCCGGAACTGCTACGTTTTCATGACATCCAACCTCGGCTCCACAAAAGTGGCACGGAGAAGGTCAAGTAAGCGGCACGCAGTAACGCGATATCTCCAGTCCCTAGCCCCTGGCATGACTGCGATGGCGGGCCACCAAACAGAGGAAGAAATCTTCCGCACCTCCGTCAAAGACTTCTTCGACATCGAACTACTTAATAGGATCGACGAAACTGTCGTTTTCTCCCACCTGGACGACAAAACAGCCCACCAGATTGCTTGCAATGAACTCGAAATTCTGCGCGCACGCCTACGCCGGAAGTCCATCGAAATCAGTATCGAAGACGACGTCATCAAGCATTTGATAGCTAAGGGATTCGATCCAGTATTTGGTGCGCGGAGCCTTCGCAGAGTAATCCGAACCCGAGTAGCGGCGACGGTCACCGACTGCATCCTTGGTGCCTCAGCTCAGGCACGGCAACACCCACTCAAAGTCCTTGTGCACACCGACGATGAGCAAATCGGTGCCCACCTTCATGACCCAGAAAAGCCCTAGAACGGTGAACA
Coding sequences within it:
- a CDS encoding AAA family ATPase, translating into MPYLNDMLNAQNAKRLEEEDIVEDQTAREAADPFKKDPPRPGVFDTNGFASRLGGRILGQNNAIEAVTRAVSIASVGITDPHRPLANILLVGPTGVGKTELVRQIASELRSGPDDLCRIDMNALAQEHYAASLSGAPPGYAGSKENFSLFDRSKIEGDPYTPGIVLFDEVEKAHPTVIRTLLQIMDNGILRLASGQETISFRNCYVFMTSNLGSTKVARRRSSKRHAVTRYLQSLAPGMTAMAGHQTEEEIFRTSVKDFFDIELLNRIDETVVFSHLDDKTAHQIACNELEILRARLRRKSIEISIEDDVIKHLIAKGFDPVFGARSLRRVIRTRVAATVTDCILGASAQARQHPLKVLVHTDDEQIGAHLHDPEKP